The DNA sequence CATCACGCAAAGGATGTTCACCATGAAGCTCCGCAAGGCCTCCGCCGCGGCCGCCGCTGCCGTCGTCCTCGCTCTCACCGCCACCGCTTGTGGTGGTGACGGCGACAGCGACAGCGGGTCGGGTTCCGGGGGCGGCGACAAGATCAAGATCGGCATTAAGTACGACCAGCCGGGTCTCGGCCTGAAGGAGCCCGACGGCACCTTCTCCGGCTTCGACGTCGACGTCGCCACGTACGTGGCGAAGGAGCTCGGCTACGAGCCCGACCAGATCGAGTTCGTCGAGACGAAGAGCGCCGACCGTGAGAACGCGCTCGCCCGTGGCGACGTGAAGCTCATCGCGGCCACCTACTCGATCACCGACGAGCGCAAGCAGAAGGTCGACTTCGCCGGCCCGTACCTGCTGGCCCACCAGGACCTGCTGGTCAAGTCCGACTCGAAGATCACCGAGGCCACCGACCTCAACGGCGAGAACCTGTGCTCGGTGGTCGGCTCGACCTCGGCGCAGAACGTCAAGAAGGACTTCGCCCCGAAGGCCAACCTGAAGCAGAACAGCACCTACTCGGAGTGCATCTCCTCGCTGCAGAGTGGCACCGTGGACGCCCTGACCACGGACGACTCGATCCTCGCCGGTTACGCCGCGCAGGAGCAGTACAAGGGCAAGTTCAAGCTCGCCGGCCTCAAGCTGAGCAACGAGAACTACGGCATCGGCGTGAAGAAGGGCGACACCGAGACCGTGAACAAGGTCAACGCCGCCCTCGAGAAGATGGTGAGCTCGAAGGCCTGGGACAAGGCGGTCGCCGACAACTTCGGTCCGGCCAACTACAAGAACGAGCCCGCGCCGAAGATCGGCGTCATCGTCGAGTAGCGCAGTGCCTGACCGGCGCGCCGCCGTCCACCGCGATCAGGGCGGCGGCGCGTCGCGCTATCCACAAACGCCACCCACCCGGAAGCGCGGGAGATCGTGTTCGACTTTCTTTCTGACTACAACGACCCGACCCTGTTGGGTGCCTTCTGGATGACGGTGAAACTCACCGCCGTCTCCGGCCTCGGTTCCCTGATCTGGGGCACTCTGCTGGCCGCGATGCGGGTCAGCCCAGTCCCGCTCATGCGTGGGTTCGGCACGGCCTATGTGAACATCGTCCGGAACATCCCGCTGACGGTCATCATCATCTTCACCTCGCTCGGCCTCGCCGATGTCTTCGGCGTGACGCTGGGCGCCACCGACTTCAAGGTCCAGGGCTTCCGCCTGGCGATCCTCGGACTCGTCGGCTACACCGCGGCCTTCGTCTGCGAGGCGATCCGTTCCGGCATCAACACCGTGCCGCTCGGCCAGGCCGAGGCGGCCCGTGCCATCGGGCTGACGTTCACTCAGACCCTCCGGCTCATCATCCTGCCGCAGGCCTTCCGCTCGGTCATCGGCCCGCTGGCGAACGTGTTGATCGCTCTCACCAAGAACACCACGGTGGCAGCCGCGATCGGTGTGGCCGAAGCCGCCTACCTGATGAAGGAAATGATCGAGAACGAGGCTCAGACGCTGCTCATCGGCGCGGTCTTCGCCTTCGGTTTCGTGGTACTGACCCTGCCCACCGGCCTCTTCCTCGGCTGGCTGAGCAAGCGACTGGCGGTGAAGCGATGAGTTCCGTTCTCTACGACGCCCCGGGCCCTCGCGCCAAACGGCGCAATGTGGTCATCTCGGTGGTCTTCTTCGCCCTGCTCGCCCTGCTCGGGTGGTTCGTCTGGGACGCCATGGACGGAAAGGGCCAGCTTGAGTGGGCCCTGTGGAAGCCGTTCACCGAGTCCAACGCCTGGACGACGTATCTGCTGCCGGGACTCGCCAACACGCTGAAGGCAGCGGCACTTTCCATGGTGATCGCCCTTCCGCTGGGCGCCTTCTTCGGTATCGCACGCATGTCCGACCATCGGTGGGTACGGCTTCCGGCCGCCTGGGTGGTCGAGTTCTTCCGGGCGATCCCGGTCCTGCTGCTGATGCTGTTCGCGAACGAGTTCTACGACCGCTGGACGAACGTCACGACTGAGGAGCGGCCGATCTACGCGGTCGTCACCGGCCTGGTGCTCTACAACGCGTCCGTCCTCGCC is a window from the Streptomyces sp. NBC_00299 genome containing:
- a CDS encoding amino acid ABC transporter permease gives rise to the protein MSSVLYDAPGPRAKRRNVVISVVFFALLALLGWFVWDAMDGKGQLEWALWKPFTESNAWTTYLLPGLANTLKAAALSMVIALPLGAFFGIARMSDHRWVRLPAAWVVEFFRAIPVLLLMLFANEFYDRWTNVTTEERPIYAVVTGLVLYNASVLAEIVKAGILSLPKGQSEAAMAIGLRKNQTMRTILLPQAVTAMLPAIVSQLVVIVKDTALGGVMIGFTELLNARGTLAANYGNAIPSFVVVAIIYIVLNFILTSFASWLEKRLRRSKKGTGAVLSAEDMEELNPAATGGTYGTGAGGSI
- a CDS encoding glutamate ABC transporter substrate-binding protein; the encoded protein is MKLRKASAAAAAAVVLALTATACGGDGDSDSGSGSGGGDKIKIGIKYDQPGLGLKEPDGTFSGFDVDVATYVAKELGYEPDQIEFVETKSADRENALARGDVKLIAATYSITDERKQKVDFAGPYLLAHQDLLVKSDSKITEATDLNGENLCSVVGSTSAQNVKKDFAPKANLKQNSTYSECISSLQSGTVDALTTDDSILAGYAAQEQYKGKFKLAGLKLSNENYGIGVKKGDTETVNKVNAALEKMVSSKAWDKAVADNFGPANYKNEPAPKIGVIVE
- a CDS encoding amino acid ABC transporter permease, which produces MFDFLSDYNDPTLLGAFWMTVKLTAVSGLGSLIWGTLLAAMRVSPVPLMRGFGTAYVNIVRNIPLTVIIIFTSLGLADVFGVTLGATDFKVQGFRLAILGLVGYTAAFVCEAIRSGINTVPLGQAEAARAIGLTFTQTLRLIILPQAFRSVIGPLANVLIALTKNTTVAAAIGVAEAAYLMKEMIENEAQTLLIGAVFAFGFVVLTLPTGLFLGWLSKRLAVKR